DNA from Candidatus Bathyarchaeota archaeon:
GTTCACGCATTTCTAAAACGTCCTAAGAGAACGCTTACGGTTTCGATTCCGATTAAGATGGACGACGGTGGCATTTGCATTTTCTGGGGCTGCCGAGTTCAACACATAGACGCTCGAGGTCCATTCAAAGGGGGAATTCGCTACCACCCACATGTTGATTTGGCCGAAGTTACAGCCCTCGCGATGTGGATGACATGGAAATGTGCAGTAGTTGACATCCCCTATGGCGGAGCAAAAGGCGGCGTCTGCTGCAACCCAAAAGAAATGTCCCAAGCCGAGCTTGAACGACTAACAAGGCGATACACAAACATGCTCCTCGACTTCATTGGCCCCCACAGAGACGTACCCGCCCCAGACGTCTACACAAACGCCCAAACAATGGCGTGGATAATGGACACGTACAGCCGATTCAAAGGCTACAGCGTACCCGAATGCGTCACAGGAAAACCTATAATCATAGGCGGATCCGAAGGAAGAGCCGAAGCAACCTCTCGAGGAGTCATAATTTGCATAAGAGAAGCCGCTAAACGTTTAGACATGAAAATGAAAGGTGCAAAAATAGCGGTGCAGGGATATGGCAATGTAGGATGGAACGCCGCTAAAATAGCATACAACATGGGAGCAAAAATTATTGCAGTAAGCGACTCCAAAGGCGGAATCTACAACTCGCAAGGCTTAAATCCATACAAAGTTTTTGAACACAAAGAAAAGACGAGCTCCGTCTCAGGGTTTAAAAAAGCGAAAAAAGAAGTAACAAACGCTGAGCTTCTGGAACTTAAATGCGACATATTAATCCCAGCAGCATTAGAAAATCAAATCACCCAAGCAAACGCTGGAAAAATAAAAGCAAAAATAGTAGGCGAGGGAGCAAACGGACCCACCACACCAAAGGCAGACAAAATACTCCGTGAGAAAAAGGTGTTCTTGATACCAGATATACTCGCAAACGCGGGCGGCGTAACAGCTAGCTACTTCGAGTGGGTTCAAAATTTGACTCGAGAGCACTGGACTTTAGAAGAGGTAAACGGGAAGCTGGAAAATATTATGGTAAAATCCTTCGATGGTGTGTACAAGAGTATGAGCAGGAAAGAAACTGATATGAGAACTGCCGCATTGCTACTGGGCGTGGGAAGAGTCGCCAAAGCCATAGAAACGCTGGGACTTTGGCCCTAATTTCAATCTTTGCAGGCGCGTGCTTTCACTCAGCTCTTTAACTTCTCTAGGATAATTGCGGGGCAGATTTTTTTAACACCCGCGATTTTTCCGATTTTTTCAGAAATTAGTCTGGTCAGTTCTCTTCCGTCATTTGTCCATATTTCGGTCATTATCATATGGTCGCCTGCTGAGGTGCATACCATGCGGATCTCCTTTATCTCACAGAGTTTTTGAGCTGCCTCTAAAAGCTTTGTTGGATCTACATCGACTCCAACAATCGCAATGGTACGTATCCCAATTTTATACGGATCAATTTCAACTGTGAATTTTTTTATTACTCCTCTCTTTTGGAGTGCTCGAACCCTTTTTCTAATTGTAGACTCGCTTAGTTTTAGCTTTTTAGCTATTGCTGTAAATGCACCTCTACTATCTTCTTGAAGCAGCTTTAGAATCTTCAAATCTAAACTATCAACCTCTAACATGGTTGCTCCTTCCGATTTTCGGATATATTTGTCTCTTTTTAGACGAACTCATTACGAAAAACATATAAGTTAGTCCGACATAAAAGGTTTTTGTTACCAAAATAGGATTGAAAGGTGTGAAAAAAATGGAAGAAAAAGATATAGTTAAAGAGAAAAAACCATTGCTACGATTAGGCGAAATTGCCCCGGATTTTGAAGCAACTACCACACATGGTAAAATAAAACTTTCAGATTTCAAGGGAAAATGGGTCATCCTGTTTTCTCATCCAGCCGATTTCACGCCAGTTTGCACCACGGAATTCGTCGCTTTTGCAAAAATAAACGATGAATTAGTGAAAAGAAACGTGAAGTTAATAGGATTAAGCATCGACAGCACTTTCTCGCACATTGCCTGGATTAGAAAAATAAAAGAAAAATTCGGAATCACAATTCCATTCCCAGTGATAGCTGATTTAGACATGAAAGTCTCTAATCTTTTCGGCATGATACATCCAGGTGAAAGCGCAACCGCTGCCGTAAGATGCGTATTCGTGATTGATCCTGAAATGAAGCTAAGAGCCATGATTTACTATCCGCTGAATGTTGGACGGAACATGCAAGAAATTCTAAGACTTGTGGATGCTTTGCAAACTGCTGACAAATACAAGGTTGCTGCTCCCGCAAACTGGAAACGAGGCGATGACGTTATAGTTCCACCACCATCAACTCAAGAGGCAGCAGAAAAACGTCTACAAGAAGGCTACGAATGCATAGACTGGTTCCTATGCAAAAAGAAACTTCCGCCATAATTCCCCTTTTTTAGAAGGCGCAGATTTGGAAAAACTAAAAACATTAGGGTAATATGAGTAAACAAAAAGTAAGATGGAGTTGAGTTTTATGATTTCAAAGGCCAAACTCATAAAGGATTTGAGAGTAATGGTTGATAACGGAAGAGCTCATACTATATGCTTGGATCTGCCACCTGAGCTCGGCACAGATATGGGACCCACTGCTCTAGAATTTGGAGTCATGAGCTTCTCCGGCTGCTTTGCCACCATCTTTTCATTAACTGCAAAGAAAATGAGGATTCAAATAGAGGATTTAGAAGTTGAGCTTAACGCCCAAAAATCTGAGAAAACTGGCACGATAGCGTCGGCTGAATTTGACATCACTGTGAAAAGCGATGCTGGAAAAGACAGAATTCACAGAATTTTTGAAATAACCCAGAAAAACTGTCCCGTTGGAAAACTCTTTGAGCAAGCAGGTGTGAAAATAAGCTACAATCTGAAGCACATAAAAAAGTGACAAAGAGGAACGCAGTAGAGCATTTTAAAGAAACTATGGTGAAATAATGAACAACAAAGCGTTACATAAGATTAGTTATGGCTTATACATCGTAACTTCCGGAAAAGAAAATAATTGTAACGGGCAAATCGTCAACACGCTATTCCAAGTAACATCAGAACCACCGACAATAGCGGTGAGCATTAACAAGCAGAACTTCACACACGAATTCATCAGAAAAAGAAGCGTTTTAGCTGTCTCGATTCTTTCAAGGAATACACCATTGAAGTTCATAGGCCATTTCGGTTTTAGAAGCGGAAGAGACATAGATAAACTTGAAGGAGTAAACTTCAAAATCGGAAGAACTGGCGCACCAATAGTCTTGGATCATACAATTGCA
Protein-coding regions in this window:
- a CDS encoding Glu/Leu/Phe/Val dehydrogenase; this encodes MSREIGPLDVALEQLEIAAEMLELDPGVHAFLKRPKRTLTVSIPIKMDDGGICIFWGCRVQHIDARGPFKGGIRYHPHVDLAEVTALAMWMTWKCAVVDIPYGGAKGGVCCNPKEMSQAELERLTRRYTNMLLDFIGPHRDVPAPDVYTNAQTMAWIMDTYSRFKGYSVPECVTGKPIIIGGSEGRAEATSRGVIICIREAAKRLDMKMKGAKIAVQGYGNVGWNAAKIAYNMGAKIIAVSDSKGGIYNSQGLNPYKVFEHKEKTSSVSGFKKAKKEVTNAELLELKCDILIPAALENQITQANAGKIKAKIVGEGANGPTTPKADKILREKKVFLIPDILANAGGVTASYFEWVQNLTREHWTLEEVNGKLENIMVKSFDGVYKSMSRKETDMRTAALLLGVGRVAKAIETLGLWP
- a CDS encoding Lrp/AsnC family transcriptional regulator is translated as MLEVDSLDLKILKLLQEDSRGAFTAIAKKLKLSESTIRKRVRALQKRGVIKKFTVEIDPYKIGIRTIAIVGVDVDPTKLLEAAQKLCEIKEIRMVCTSAGDHMIMTEIWTNDGRELTRLISEKIGKIAGVKKICPAIILEKLKS
- a CDS encoding peroxiredoxin — translated: MEEKDIVKEKKPLLRLGEIAPDFEATTTHGKIKLSDFKGKWVILFSHPADFTPVCTTEFVAFAKINDELVKRNVKLIGLSIDSTFSHIAWIRKIKEKFGITIPFPVIADLDMKVSNLFGMIHPGESATAAVRCVFVIDPEMKLRAMIYYPLNVGRNMQEILRLVDALQTADKYKVAAPANWKRGDDVIVPPPSTQEAAEKRLQEGYECIDWFLCKKKLPP
- a CDS encoding OsmC family protein: MISKAKLIKDLRVMVDNGRAHTICLDLPPELGTDMGPTALEFGVMSFSGCFATIFSLTAKKMRIQIEDLEVELNAQKSEKTGTIASAEFDITVKSDAGKDRIHRIFEITQKNCPVGKLFEQAGVKISYNLKHIKK